In Thermobaculum terrenum ATCC BAA-798, the DNA window AGAAGAAGTTAGAAACATTCGACCCCGACAAATTGGGGGTTGGCTACAGATAATGGAGGATTAGCATGAAGCCAGACGTAGAGCACATGAGCGATGGCAGGCCTGCCTATGAGCTGCCCAAGCCCAGTTGGATCAAGGCCAGGATACCCAGTGGCCCCAACTACCAGGAGCTCAAGGGGTTGATGAGGGGTTTGGGGCTGCACACGGTGTGCGAGGAGGCGCACTGTCCCAACATAGGGGACTGCTGGGAGAGGCGCACAGCCACCTTCATGATCCTGGGCAGGGTGTGCACACGCTCCTGTGGGTTCTGTGCGGTGGAGACTGGCAGGCCTCCAGAGTACGACCTGCTGGAGCCTGGCAGGGTGGCGATGGCCGTCTCCAGATTGGGGCTCAGGCATGTGGTGGTGACCTCCGTGGCCAGGGATGAGCTACCTGATGGGGGAGCTGAGATCTTTGCTCGCACCATCAGGGCCATCCACAGGAGGGTACCTGGTTGCTCGGTGGAGGTGCTGATCCCGGACTTTCGTGGGCAGGAGGATGCGATCAGGAAGGTGGTGGAGGCAGGGCCAGAGATCATCAACCACAACGTGGAGACTGTGCCGAGGTTGCACAGGCGTGTGAGGCCACAGGCCAAGTACGAGCGGAGTCTGAGGGTGTTGGAGCTGGCAGGGGAGCTTGGGGGAGAGGTGTTGACCAAGAGTGGGTTGATGGTGGGTTTGGGGGAGAGCAGGCAGGAGCTGAGGGATGTGATGAGGGATCTCAGGAGTGTGGGGGTGGAGATATTGACGGTGGGGCAGTATCTGAGACCTTCCAGGGAGCATCTGCCTGTGGAGAAGTACTACACTCCCCAGGAGTTTGAGGAGCTCAAGCAGGAGGCTTTGGAGCTGGGGTTCAAGCATGTGGAGTCAGGTCCCCTGGTGCGCTCCTCCTACCACGCCGATCAGCAGGTATCCTCCCTCCTGCAAAAAGCCGTCTGATCTTCACCATGATTACTCCCGTACCTCCGACACACAGCTACAAACATTCTCTCGATAGAAGGCCGGTAAAGGTACTGCGTATGGGCATTGTCCCATACATGGAGGCTTGGGAGCTACAAAAGAGCTTAGTAGCTAGCATAGCCTCAAATGAACATCCGGAATCATTAATCCTGCTTCAGCATCCCCACACATATACCATAGGTAGGAAAGGTGGACATGACCATCTTCTGGCTTCTATAGAGCAACTTCGGGCAATGAATGTCGAAGTTATAGAGACCGATAGGGGCGGTGATATAACATACCATGGACCTGAACAGATCGTGGGGTATCCTCTGATCAACCTCCGGAATATAGGTAGCGACGTGCATAAATATCTCCGCATGCTTGAAGAGGTGCTCATAAGAACCCTGAACGACTACGGCTTCTCAGCCCACAGGGATGAGCAATACACCGGCGTGTGGATCGGGAAAGCCAAGATAGCAGCTATTGGCGTCAAGATAAGCCGAGGTATAACAATGCATGGCTTCGCTATCAACATCAACACGGATCTCAGATATTTCGACATGATAATTCCCTGTGGCATCACTGGTAGGAGTGTCACCAGTCTACAGGTTCTTCTAGGTCGCACAATTCCCCTGGAAGAAGTTATGGACCACATAGAACATCACTTTTCAGAGGTATTTGAGGTCCAGATCACAAGATAATAGTTAGATTTATATTGCTCATATCATGTAATATATATGAGCACTTATTTCCTGTAAGTCTTTCATTGTAGGACCTCTAAGTTGAGTACCAGGTTTGTTGCGCTTAGCCATCGTGATTTCAGGCTGCTTTGGATCGGCCAGCTGATATCAACCATAGGCTCGCAAATGAGCTTTACCGCTATCAACTGGCATATATATAGGCTACTCAGCAATACAAGTTATTCCATAGACATCTTAGGGAGACACTTCGAGCTTGGAGCTGAGGCCTTAGGGTTGGGGATATTAGGCATGATAAGAGTCCTCCCCATAATCTTCTTCTCCATGCTCGGAGGCATGGTAGCCGATACACATGACAGAAGACAAATACTGCTGTGGACAGAACTTGGAGGGGCATTAGTATCCGCACTACTAGCGATAACGACCCTCACAGGTAATATATCTCTTGGCATTATCTATCTATTGACAGCGCTTAGTGCAGCCGTCTCCGCATTTGATACTCCTGCCAGGCAGGCAATAGTCCCTCAACTTGTGCCCAAAGAGCATCTAACTAATGCCATAAGTCTGAACACCCTGGACTGGCAGATAGGCACGATCATAGGGCCAGCTATTGCCGGAGCACTAATTGCCTCTCTAAGCATAGGCTGGGTCTATGCTATCAACTCATTGGCATACCTCATGGTACTTGCTCTCATTCTTATGATGAGTTTCCGAGGAAAGCCAGCTGCTCAGGAAACAAGCATCAATCTGCGGGCTATGTTCGAGGGGTTCAGATTTGTACGCAACACTCCCATCATATGGAGCACTATGATCCTTGACTTTTGGGCTACATTCTTTTCATCAGCAAGAACCATGTTGCCCATAGTAGCTGGGGATCTCCTGCAAGTAGGGCCTGTAGGTTATGGCGTACTATCTACAGCACAATCTGTGGGTTCGGTGATCGCGGGCTTAATTCTCTCCCTAAGAAGAGAGATACACCATCAGGGTATAGTCCTACTAGTAAGTGTTGCGATCTACGGTATAGCTACTGCATTGTTCGGCGTTTCCAAGATCTTCATACTTTCGTACATTCTATTTGCACTGACTGGAGCTGGAGATACAGTCTCAACGGTGATTAGAGGCACAGTACGGCAGATACTTACCCCAGACCATCTTCGAGGCCGAATGGTTGGGGTCAATATGATATTTTTCATGGGTGGGCCACAGCTGGGAGAACTAGAGGCTGGGCTAGTAGCCTCAGTGCTGGGAGTGCCATTTGCTATCGTAAGTGGGGGTGTAGCCACCGTACTGATTACATTGTGGGTAGCTGCTAAGTATCCATCACTACGACAGTACAAGAGCTCCTCAGAACCTGAGCTTGCCATAGCCTAGAACTTCTAACGCCACCTATTGCGCATCTTTGGTAGCTATTGGCTTAGGGTCCCATCGTTGAAGCCAGATCCGTTCTTGCCCTACCTATAAAGGCTACCCACATAAACTTACCTTGCAAGCACCAGCACCAGATCGTTTACATTGGTACCAGTGGGTCCTGTGAATATCAAGTCACCGGTCGCCTTGAGATAGTTGTAAGCATCATTCCTAGCAAGGTATCGCTTCGCATCCAATCCAGCAACTTTACCTCTAGCCACAGTTAGGCCATCCACGATGCCTCCAGCAGCATCCGTTGGGCCGTCCGTTCCATCTGTGCCCATAGATGCTACTACCACGTTCTCACATCCCTGCATGGCCAAAGCTGCCGACAAAGCTAGCTCCTGATTTCTTCCCCCTACACCATTGCCTCTCACTGTAACTGTAGTTTCACCACCAAGGAGCAGAGCAACAGGTGGACTATAGGGGACATTCTCTTTTACTACATTGACCGCTATGTTACCTACAGTCTTACCCAACTCTCTTGATTCTCCCTCCAGTCTTGAAGTAAGGATCAAAGACTCGTACCCTAGTGCCTCTGCACGAGATGCTGCTTCGCGGAGCGCCAGGAAAACATCCGCTATAACCCTGATGGATACGTTCTCAAACTCCGGACTGCCTGGCTTAGGAGTTTCAGGTACATCCCCCGCAATCCCCATCAGCAAATAATTCTTGACAGATACAGGCAGTTCTACTCTAAGCCTATCGACGACTTCAAGCGCATCTTGGTACGTAGTAGGATCCGGAGTCAGAGGTCCAGATGCTATAACATCCAGATCATTACCTATAACATCTGACACTACAAGTGCCACTACTCTGGATGGATATACTATTCCAGCAAGCTTGCCACCACCTGATCTGGAGATGTGTTTGCGAACGGTGTTAAGCTCTCTAATATCAGCGCCAGCTAACAGCAAGCGTTTCGTGGTCTCCTGGAGGTCTTCTAGGGTGATATCATCTTCCGGCAAAGTACATAAAGCCGAGGCTCCACCTGAAATAAGAAATATCACCAAATCCTTATCAGAAGTCTCCTCCAGGAGATGTATCATCTCCGTAGCGGCTGTCACCCCTGCAACATCTGGGACAGGGTGTCCAGACTCAAATAGCCTCATACCTAGTCTATCTATATCCTTCCCATGACCGTACTTAGTTATAACGAAGTATATGTGCACGAGGTCTCCAAGTACATCATGCGCACCGAGAGCCATGTCAGCAGCTGCCTTGCCTATCGCAACAACCAATATCCTCTTATATTCATCAAGAAGAACTGTAGAATTGCCGCATCTTAATTCCCCATCCACAAGTTGAAGGTTCCTCTTTACAGCATCTCGAGCGTTACATGCCTTTACACCAGCCATCAATATATCCTTAGCATCATTCCTAAGAGTCTC includes these proteins:
- the lipA gene encoding lipoyl synthase: MKPDVEHMSDGRPAYELPKPSWIKARIPSGPNYQELKGLMRGLGLHTVCEEAHCPNIGDCWERRTATFMILGRVCTRSCGFCAVETGRPPEYDLLEPGRVAMAVSRLGLRHVVVTSVARDELPDGGAEIFARTIRAIHRRVPGCSVEVLIPDFRGQEDAIRKVVEAGPEIINHNVETVPRLHRRVRPQAKYERSLRVLELAGELGGEVLTKSGLMVGLGESRQELRDVMRDLRSVGVEILTVGQYLRPSREHLPVEKYYTPQEFEELKQEALELGFKHVESGPLVRSSYHADQQVSSLLQKAV
- the lipB gene encoding lipoyl(octanoyl) transferase LipB, whose protein sequence is MITPVPPTHSYKHSLDRRPVKVLRMGIVPYMEAWELQKSLVASIASNEHPESLILLQHPHTYTIGRKGGHDHLLASIEQLRAMNVEVIETDRGGDITYHGPEQIVGYPLINLRNIGSDVHKYLRMLEEVLIRTLNDYGFSAHRDEQYTGVWIGKAKIAAIGVKISRGITMHGFAININTDLRYFDMIIPCGITGRSVTSLQVLLGRTIPLEEVMDHIEHHFSEVFEVQITR
- a CDS encoding MFS transporter, with the protein product MSTRFVALSHRDFRLLWIGQLISTIGSQMSFTAINWHIYRLLSNTSYSIDILGRHFELGAEALGLGILGMIRVLPIIFFSMLGGMVADTHDRRQILLWTELGGALVSALLAITTLTGNISLGIIYLLTALSAAVSAFDTPARQAIVPQLVPKEHLTNAISLNTLDWQIGTIIGPAIAGALIASLSIGWVYAINSLAYLMVLALILMMSFRGKPAAQETSINLRAMFEGFRFVRNTPIIWSTMILDFWATFFSSARTMLPIVAGDLLQVGPVGYGVLSTAQSVGSVIAGLILSLRREIHHQGIVLLVSVAIYGIATALFGVSKIFILSYILFALTGAGDTVSTVIRGTVRQILTPDHLRGRMVGVNMIFFMGGPQLGELEAGLVASVLGVPFAIVSGGVATVLITLWVAAKYPSLRQYKSSSEPELAIA
- a CDS encoding glycerate kinase type-2 family protein, coding for MISIETLRNDAKDILMAGVKACNARDAVKRNLQLVDGELRCGNSTVLLDEYKRILVVAIGKAAADMALGAHDVLGDLVHIYFVITKYGHGKDIDRLGMRLFESGHPVPDVAGVTAATEMIHLLEETSDKDLVIFLISGGASALCTLPEDDITLEDLQETTKRLLLAGADIRELNTVRKHISRSGGGKLAGIVYPSRVVALVVSDVIGNDLDVIASGPLTPDPTTYQDALEVVDRLRVELPVSVKNYLLMGIAGDVPETPKPGSPEFENVSIRVIADVFLALREAASRAEALGYESLILTSRLEGESRELGKTVGNIAVNVVKENVPYSPPVALLLGGETTVTVRGNGVGGRNQELALSAALAMQGCENVVVASMGTDGTDGPTDAAGGIVDGLTVARGKVAGLDAKRYLARNDAYNYLKATGDLIFTGPTGTNVNDLVLVLAR